Sequence from the bacterium genome:
TTAAATGTCTTTCTGCGGTAATTCTGGAATCGAGCTGTCTTATTGAGCCTGCGGCGGCGTTTCGCGGATTTGCAAATGTCGGTTTATCCGTTTCCGTCAGTCTTTTATTAAGTGCCTGAAAATCTTTCAAAGTCATCATTGCTTCTCCGCGTATGACAAGAGTGGCAGGAACATTATCTAATTTTAAGGGTATTGTGCTTATGGTTTTTACATTAGGCGTTACATCTTCGCCGTTGATACCGTCACCGCGAGTTGTCCCTCTGGTTAGTATCCCGCCCTCGTATATAAGTTCTATTGAAACTCCGTCAAATTTCGGCTCCGCAACATATTGAACATTATCTTCTCCCAATCCTTCGCGTATTCTTTTATCAAACCTATATATTTCTTCTTCTTTTGTTGTCCCGTCTAGACTTAGCATTGGCTTAACACGCTTTACGATTTTAAACTTTTCTTGAGGTGGCGCTCCTACTCTTTGTGTCGGCGAATCAGGAGTTTTAAATTGCGGAAATCTTTCCTCTAAAACTATAAGTTCTTTTAGGAGTTTGTCATATTCTTCGTCTGAAATTTTAGGAGAGTTTTCTACATAATATAACTGGTTATGTTCCCCTATATCTTTCTTGAGTTGTTCTATTCTTATTTTTGCTTCGATAATACCCATGATAAATTCCTAATCGCTGTCATTGCGAGCGACCAAAGGGAGCGTGGCAATCTCTTTGTTTGGGATTGCTTTGTCATTCTGCTTCTCGCAATGACATTTCTCCATAATCAAGCTGTTATTATAGGAAATAATAGGAGTTTTGTATAATATACCCGAATCTTATGACGCATTCTCAGAAAGAAAAAACAAAGACTATTCAAATGTTATATTCTGATATATCTAAAGATATAACATCCCGATTGTCTGAATTTAACCGACTTTTTAAGGAAGGAAGCGACGAAGATATTTTTGCCGAACTGGTGTTCTGTATATTAACCCCGCAATCCAAAGCCCAATCTTGCTGGGAATGCGTGAAAAATCTTAAGAAGAAGAAATTATTGCTTACCCTGAACCGTCCGCCATCGAAGCAGTGGCGGACTGGTTCAGGGCTCGAAGGAACTCTTAGGGAGATAGCTAATCAAATAAATAAAGCGCGGTTCAAAAACAATAAGGCAAAGTATATCGTAGAGGCGCGGAAGAAATTCCTATCTGGCGGGAAACTGAATATTAAATCGCAAATATCTCAATTTGGGAATGTGCAAGAGGCAAGGGAATGGTTGGTTAATGGGACTTGCCCCGTTAGAGATAAGTCACCATTTGGCGACCGTACAGAAATGCCAGAGGCATTTCTTATCTCTAACGGTGTAAAAGGTATCGGGTATAAAGAGGCAAGTCATTTCTTGAGGAATATCGGATTTGGGAAAGAAATCGCCATTCTTGATAGGCATATACTTCGAAATCTAAAAGAGCTTGGAGTTATAAAAGAAATCCCGTCTTCCATATCAAAGAAAAAATACTTTGAAATTGAAAGCAAAATGAAACAATTTGCAGTAAGTGTTAATATACCTATGGGTCACCTTGATTTTGTTTTTTGGTATAAGGAAACAGGGGAGATATTCAAATAAGACAGAAGACAGAGAGCAGACAAAAATCTGACATCTGTATTCTAACTTCTGTCCTCTGGTTTTAAAAAGGAGGTGTATTATGCCGGAATTCGGAACACCGTTTTCAGGATTGAAGAAGGAGCAAAAGCTCACAAAAGAGGAATTAATTCGGGCAATACGCTTTTTAGTTTCTGCGGAATATGAGGCAATCCAACTTTATATGCAGCTTGCGGAATCAACGGAGGACGAACTTGCCAAAGATGTTTTGGTGGATATAGCAGATGAAGAGCGTGTTCATGTCGGGGAATTTCTGAGATTGTTGAAACAGCTTGCTCCCGATGAGGAAACATTTTATGCTAAAGGCGCAAAAGAGGTAGAAAAAATGATTGAGAAGAATAAGTAATAACAAGATACAAGAAACAAGGTGCAAGATGCAAAATAAGATGTAAAGAATGACTAACAAAAAAACAACAAATAGTCCTAAGTTTGATATTGAAGAAAGAACCACTAATTTTGCATGCAAAGTTATTCGCTTATGTAAGGGATTTAAAAGGGATCCTATAAATGACCGATTGATAGGGTAAGTAGTGGGGGCTTCCGGATTAATAGGAGCTAATTATCGAGAGGCAAATGATTCCCTTGGAAAGAAAGATTTTATTCGTTGTTTAAAGATTGCCCGTTGTGAAGCAAAGGAAACATATCATTGGCTTAAGCTTTTAATTGAAGCTAACTCAGGTGAAAGACAAGAGTTGGAAAAGTTGATAGATGAAGCAGAAAAATATAAGAAGATATTGTCAGCAATAATTAAGAAAATGATTTAGTTTTGTAAATTGGAATTTGGATATTGTTTGTTTCTTGCATCTTGGCTATTGGTTCTAAATACTAATCATGAAAACAATTACTTTTGAAACGAAGATAATAGATATTATTCAAAGGACTCATGACGTAAAGAGTTTTCGCTTTAAAACAGAAGAAAGTGTGAATTTTAAACCTGGACAGTTTTTCTTTGTTACTATAAAAATTGATGGTGAAGAAAAGACTAAACATTTTTCCTTTTCCAATTCTCCCACTGAAAAAGATTATCTTGAATTTACTAAGAGAATAACCGACAGCGACTATTCAAAAGCTCTGGACAAATTAAAGGTTGGGGATTGGGCAAAATTGCGGATGCCTCTGGGTAAATTTACTTTTGAAGGGGAATATCCCAAAATAGTATTTATATCCGGAGGTATAGGCATAACCCCCATAAGGAGCATATGTAAATTTGCAACGGATAAAAAAATACCGACGGATATAATTTTGCTTTATGGGAATAGGACGGAAAAAGATATTGCGTTTAGAGATGATATTGCCGAAATGCAAAAACTGAACAAAAATTTGCGTGTAATTTATACATTAGATAATCCTTCTAAAAAATGGGAGGGAAGAACAGGTCATATAAATGACGAAATGATAAAAGAAGAAATTTCCGACTTTCAAGAAAGAGTGTTTTATATTTGCGGTCCTCCCAAAATGGTGGAAATGTTGCGGGGAATCCTTAAAGATAAATTGTCTGTCGCAGCGGAAAAAATAAAAATAGAGAATTTCTCGGGATACTAGAAAACAGGAGCAAAAATTGAAAAATAAAAAATGTATAAATTGCCCTGAATATTCAAGGTGCAGGGAATCCTCTGCCTCCTGGATATTCTTTATTATCGGACTGATTGCTACTATAGCAATGAGAGTTGTTACTGTACTAATGGATTTAAATCCTTTTTATGGGAAAATGGCTTGGTATATAGGTGTTAGTGGGTTCTTTTTATTTTTTATCTATAAATTTAAGGTAAGTCAAACAAGGTCAAAAATAATTAGTGAAAGAGAGCTTGTAGATAAAATTGCAAGTCAGAAACAATTGACGAAAGATGATTATAATTTGATAGGTGCGATACTTTGTAGTTTAAGTTCCAGAAAAGAGAGAATAAATTATTTTTTTATATTCGGTTTGTCGGCGGTGGTTCTTGTCGTGGCAATATTTTTTGACCTTTTCAGATAATTGTATAAAGGAGATGCGTTATGGCAGTGGAAAAAGTCAAAGAAAAATATCAATGTAGTGTTTGCGGTAATGTGGTAATTATTGTAGAAGTCGGTGGTGGTGGGCTTGTCTGTTGCGGCGAGCCGATGGAAAAGATAGAAGGATAAAATATCTATAATCGGTTGCGGGAATGTAGGGCTGCGTTATGCTTTAATCCACATATATCCAACTATTTATAATAGGATAAAACTAATAAAGAAAAGGAGGGACAGATGAAACGCTTAACGTTCTCTTTAATTATTCTTGCTTTTGTTTTTTCTTCAGTTTTTGCTCATTCACCTAAAAGTGTTGATGTAACAGTAAGCTTATCCGAAAAAAATATATCAGTGAGCATTTCTCATCCGGTTTCAAATTCGAATAATCACTATGTAAAAAAGGTAGAAGTAACTTTAAATGACAAAAAAATTATTGAGCAAACTTTTTTTGTTCAGGAAGGAAATTCTCAAGAGGTGATGTATCATATTCCCTCATTGAAAATTTCAGACACTGTAACGGTGGAAGCTTTTTGCAACAAGGGCGGAAGCCAAAAGAAAACAATTATAGTTTATTAAATAAGGAATTATAGTTTATGAAAAAACTAAGTTGGGAAATAATTTTATAACGGCTGATATAAGTTTTTATAAATGAATTGAAAGAAGATAAAAAGATATGTTAAAGTTATTCTGATAACTTTAAAAGGAGGCGGAACAATATGAGTTCTGAAAACATAAGCATGGGAGCAAGTGAAGTTTTGCAATTTGCAATTAAAATAGAGGAGAATGGATGGGAATTTTATAAAAAGTTTGCAGAGTTGGCAGATAACGAAAAAATAAGGGAATTGTTCTTTTTGCTTTCCGATGATGAAATAAAACATAAAGAAATATTTCTTGAAATGCTTCTCGAAATAGAAACATACGAACCACAAGAAGTATATCCGCCGGAATATTTTTCTTATTTAAAAGCCTATGCTGACAATATTATATTTAAAAAGGGAATAGACGAAGAATTAAAGAAAAATCTGGATGCTGCGGCTATTATAGATTTTGCAATCAGAATGGAACTTGATTCTATAGCGTATTATCAGGAGACCAA
This genomic interval carries:
- the ligA gene encoding NAD-dependent DNA ligase LigA (this protein catalyzes the formation of phosphodiester linkages between 5'-phosphoryl and 3'-hydroxyl groups in double-stranded DNA using NAD as a coenzyme and as the energy source for the reaction; essential for DNA replication and repair of damaged DNA; similar to ligase LigB); translated protein: MGIIEAKIRIEQLKKDIGEHNQLYYVENSPKISDEEYDKLLKELIVLEERFPQFKTPDSPTQRVGAPPQEKFKIVKRVKPMLSLDGTTKEEEIYRFDKRIREGLGEDNVQYVAEPKFDGVSIELIYEGGILTRGTTRGDGINGEDVTPNVKTISTIPLKLDNVPATLVIRGEAMMTLKDFQALNKRLTETDKPTFANPRNAAAGSIRQLDSRITAERHL
- a CDS encoding N-glycosylase/DNA lyase; translation: MTHSQKEKTKTIQMLYSDISKDITSRLSEFNRLFKEGSDEDIFAELVFCILTPQSKAQSCWECVKNLKKKKLLLTLNRPPSKQWRTGSGLEGTLREIANQINKARFKNNKAKYIVEARKKFLSGGKLNIKSQISQFGNVQEAREWLVNGTCPVRDKSPFGDRTEMPEAFLISNGVKGIGYKEASHFLRNIGFGKEIAILDRHILRNLKELGVIKEIPSSISKKKYFEIESKMKQFAVSVNIPMGHLDFVFWYKETGEIFK
- a CDS encoding rubrerythrin; its protein translation is MPEFGTPFSGLKKEQKLTKEELIRAIRFLVSAEYEAIQLYMQLAESTEDELAKDVLVDIADEERVHVGEFLRLLKQLAPDEETFYAKGAKEVEKMIEKNK
- a CDS encoding four helix bundle protein, with the translated sequence MGASGLIGANYREANDSLGKKDFIRCLKIARCEAKETYHWLKLLIEANSGERQELEKLIDEAEKYKKILSAIIKKMI
- a CDS encoding FAD-dependent oxidoreductase; the protein is MKTITFETKIIDIIQRTHDVKSFRFKTEESVNFKPGQFFFVTIKIDGEEKTKHFSFSNSPTEKDYLEFTKRITDSDYSKALDKLKVGDWAKLRMPLGKFTFEGEYPKIVFISGGIGITPIRSICKFATDKKIPTDIILLYGNRTEKDIAFRDDIAEMQKLNKNLRVIYTLDNPSKKWEGRTGHINDEMIKEEISDFQERVFYICGPPKMVEMLRGILKDKLSVAAEKIKIENFSGY
- a CDS encoding desulfoferrodoxin FeS4 iron-binding domain-containing protein, with protein sequence MAVEKVKEKYQCSVCGNVVIIVEVGGGGLVCCGEPMEKIEG
- a CDS encoding ferritin family protein is translated as MSSENISMGASEVLQFAIKIEENGWEFYKKFAELADNEKIRELFFLLSDDEIKHKEIFLEMLLEIETYEPQEVYPPEYFSYLKAYADNIIFKKGIDEELKKNLDAAAIIDFAIRMELDSIAYYQETKNFVSESQKSIIDKIIEEERKHFLKLANLKNSL